TCAGGAAATATCCATTTGAACGGATTGGAGCTATTGTCGGAAAGGTAAAACCCTTTTAAGGAAATATCTGTGTTTGCGTTGTTATAAAGCTCAATCCAGTCGTCATACTCTCCGTTTTCGTCCTGAACGGTCTTGGTGTTGGAAGCCATAATTTCATTAATGACCACCTTATCAGATATTGCCGAATTTCCTGTTATTATAACGAGATAGTACTGGTTTTCTGCTCTGGCCGGAGAAAATGAACCGGCTTCATTATTTTCAGCGTAAATATAATAGTGAACCGTAACTCCGGCATCCTGAGCCGGAATCGCAGCACCAAAAATGTTGTCTCCTGCCTGATTATCATAATGTTGTCCGTCATCATACATCTGAATAGCCTGAAAAGGAGCAAATGAACGGTTTCTGTAATAAAGCCAGACTTTATTGGCATCGGAAATGACAGCAGTAACAGGAATTGCTTTTCCAAAAGGTTGTTTGCTGTCAAATTGTTTAACAGTTTGAATAATTGGCTGCGGTATTGTTATATCAGGATGATTGGCTAAAAAATTTTTTCTGACCGACATCAGTACATTCAGGCCAATAATTTCCCCTTGTCCGCTTCCGATGTTTTGATTGAGGGAATTCTGGAAATCTAAATAAGAGTATTTTTTATTAGGGTCATATTTAACCTCATTATCAATCAGACTTTGAAGTGATTGAGCCATTGTCAGAAATGAATCATTTTGAACAAATTCATTAAAAATAGTGCGGTAATGGGCAAAATACTTTTTTCTGTATTCGGTGTTTTTGAGCAATTTTTGAAGCAAAGGCCTGTTGTTGTTCATCACATTTAAGTCGGGAGCAAGAGTCTGCATCTGTGAATTATTCAGCATGGTGATTCCTGTATTTCTGAAAACGCCAAAGCATTCATTCAGGTCCCATAAAACCGGCTGAAAACGGCCATAATTATCTTCACAGAGATAGTAATTGTGTCCTGAACCATTATAAGAATCAAGATTGACAAAGATATTGTTAAAGGCCAGCATCCAGAGTGTCCGGTCAATATTCAGGTATTGAGGAAGTGCTTCAAGGTTCAGGTTTAGTGATTTGATCAGGTTCAACAGCTTTGTCCATCCATAATCCGACTTGATTTCATAAAAGACAGTGTAACAGGAAGTATCATCATTCAGATAATTCAGGGAAGAAGATATTCCGGGAACGACAGGACATCCTGCGGGAGGAGGCTGAGGTTTTCCGCTGATAGATACCGGATCACATTTAAAAAAACTATTTTCCTTAGAGCCAAAATGTTTCTGGACAAATGTTTTATTAATACTTTCCGTATTGGTATAAAGGCCGATATATTCGCCATCAATGGAAACATTGA
This portion of the Sphingobacteriales bacterium genome encodes:
- a CDS encoding T9SS type A sorting domain-containing protein; protein product: MNRFLFLLVFLFPFSLFSQDLYSLYSIKTLDIHFYNINWDKLLDSLKQAGSDSCILARITYDSTVFDQVGIRFKGNSSYNPNSKKNPFHIELDYIQNQSINGYKTLKLSNMFKDPTFVREVLGYQIAGNYLPSPLSNFINVSIDGEYIGLYTNTESINKTFVQKHFGSKENSFFKCDPVSISGKPQPPPAGCPVVPGISSSLNYLNDDTSCYTVFYEIKSDYGWTKLLNLIKSLNLNLEALPQYLNIDRTLWMLAFNNIFVNLDSYNGSGHNYYLCEDNYGRFQPVLWDLNECFGVFRNTGITMLNNSQMQTLAPDLNVMNNNRPLLQKLLKNTEYRKKYFAHYRTIFNEFVQNDSFLTMAQSLQSLIDNEVKYDPNKKYSYLDFQNSLNQNIGSGQGEIIGLNVLMSVRKNFLANHPDITIPQPIIQTVKQFDSKQPFGKAIPVTAVISDANKVWLYYRNRSFAPFQAIQMYDDGQHYDNQAGDNIFGAAIPAQDAGVTVHYYIYAENNEAGSFSPARAENQYYLVIITGNSAISDKVVINEIMASNTKTVQDENGEYDDWIELYNNANTDISLKGFYLSDNSSNPFKWIFPDTFIRANSFLILWADEDETQPGLHVNFKLSKSGEEVLLYDSSKQLVDSLNFGAQQDDISLGRYPNGTGNFIPMPPTFNQQNIEFGYIAEHNDNKILIFPNPACQVITVECLPEFLPDKIEIFNTMGKKIKETETHKATKIQINVSEFENGLYLLKMGNKTSRFFVIH